A single genomic interval of Fusarium verticillioides 7600 chromosome 8, whole genome shotgun sequence harbors:
- a CDS encoding protein transporter SEC23, which translates to MDYETLKEQWSEVEDRDGVRLSWNVFPSSRMEASRLVVPIGALYTPLKEKPDTPLLHFEPVTCKQPCRSVLNPFCQVDVRARVWICPFCLSRNQLPPHYKDITANAIPPELHPANTTIEYRLSRPAPAPPIFLYVVDMCQEADSLASLKESLVMSLSLLPENALVGLITYGTMAHVHEIGYEECAKSYVFRGSKEYAAKQVQEMLGLSSSGVRPGMQPQPGRPFPAGPASRFLLPVQQAEFQLTKALESLQKDPWPVANDRRNLRCTGVALSVAVGLLESSFQNAGGRIMLFAGGPATEGPGMVVGPELREPIRSHHDIDRDNIKYYKKALKFYENLAKRTAHNGHIIDIFAGCLDQVGLLEMKGLCNSTGGHMILTDSFTSSMFKQSFVRIFEKDGDDNLLMGFNAVLEVLTTKELKVTGLIGHAVSLNKKSISVGETECGIGNTCSWKMCGIDPKSSYGIYFEIAGQGPATHQQAPQKGMMQFLTYYQHSSGQFHLRVTTVARNLSSPAGDPAIAQSFDQEAAAVLMSRIAVFKAEVDDGPDVLRWVDRMLIRLCSRFADYRKDDPSSFRLEKNFTLYPQFMFHLRRSQFLQVFNNSPDETAFYRHVLNHEDVSNSLVMIQPTLDSYTFDQDGGQPVLLDSASIQPTHILLLDTFFHILIFHGETIAEWRKAGYQDQEGYENFAGLLEQPKEDARDLITDRFPLPRFIVCDAGGSQARFLLSKLNPSTTHTTGPYGGVGATTAQTIFTDDVSLQTFMDHLMKLAVSGTN; encoded by the exons ATGGATTACGAGACGCTCAAGGAGCAATGGAGCGAGGTCGAGGACCGCGATGGCGTCCGTCTGAGCTGGAATGTGTTTCCCAGCTCCCGTATG GAAGCCTCCAGACTCGTCGTGCCCATCGGCGCTCTCTATACCCcgttgaaggagaagcccgATACTCCTCTCCTGCATTTCGAGCCCGTTACATGCAAACAGCCCTGTCGCTCTGTATTGAACCCGTTCTG TCAAGTCGATGTTCGTGCCAGAGTTTGGATCTGTCCTTTCTGCCTCTCGAGAAATCAGCTTCCACCTCACTACAAGGACATAACTGCAAACGCTATCCCCCCCGAACTTCACCCTGCGAACACCACGATAGAATATCGCCTCTCACGACCTGCGCCTGCTCCCCCGATCTTTCTCTATGTCGTCGATATGTGCCAGGAGGCCGACAGCCTCGCCTCTTTGAAAGAATCGCttgtgatgagtttgagtCTGCTTCCCGAGAatgctcttgttggcctcatcACTTATGGCACAATG GCTCATGTCCACGAGATCGGCTACGAGGAATGCGCCAAGTCCTACGTTTTCCGAGGTAGCAAGGAATATGCTGCGAAACAAGTCCAGGAGATGCTCGGTCTGTCATCCTCCGGCGTACGACCCGGCATGCAACCTCAGCCTGGTCGCCCATTCCCTGCCGGCCCGGCATCTCGCTTCCTCCTCCCTGTCCAGCAGGCCGAGTTCCAGCTGACCAAAGCTCTCGAATCCCTCCAAAAGGATCCCTGGCCAGTTGCGAATGACAGACGTAACCTTCGATGTACCGGAGTTGCCCTCAGCGTTGCCGTCGGTCTTTTGGAGTCATCTTTCCAGAATGCAGGTGGGCGCATCATGCTATTTGCCGGAGGCCCTGCTACTGAAGGCCCTGGCATGGTCGTGGGACCCGAGTTGAGAGAGCCTATACGATCCCACCATGATATTGATCGAGACAACATTAAGTATTACAAAAAGGCTCTGAAG TTTTACGAAAACTTGGCCAAGCGAACGGCACACAATGGTCACATCATTGACATTTTTGCTGGTTGTCTGGATCAGGTCGGTCTCCTCGAAATGAAGGGCCTATGCAATTCAACCGGTGGTCATATGATTTTGACTGATAGCTTCACTTCTTCCATGTTCAAACAATCCTTTGTGCgaatctttgagaaggatggcgatgacaaTCTACTCATGGGCTTCAACGCAGTGTTGGAAGTTCTGACCACAAAGGAACTGAAGGTCACAGGTCTCATTGGACACGCAGTctctctcaacaagaagtcGATCTCTGTGGGCGAGACTGAATGTGGAATTGGCAACACATGTTCATGGAAGATGTGCGGTATCGACCCCAAATCGAGCTACGGTATCTACTTTGAGATTGCCGGCCAAGGTCCTGCCAcacatcaacaagcaccGCAGAAGGGCATGATGCAGTTTCTTACGTACTATCAGCACTCCTCGGGCCAGTTCCACCTCCGCGTCACGACTGTCGCCCGCAACCTTAGTAGCCCTGCTGGGGACCCAGCAATCGCGCAGTCCTTCGACCAAGAGGCCGCCGCTGTCCTTATGTCACGAATTGCTGTGTTTAAGGCCGAGGTCGATGATGGCCCTGATGTACTACGCTGGGTTGACAGAATGTTGATCCGTCTCTGCTCCAGATTCGCGGACTACAGGAAAGATGATCCTTCATCCTTCCGGCTGGAGAAGAACTTCACGTTATACCCTCAATTCATGTTCCATCTCAGACGAAGCCAGTTCCTGCAGGTTTTCAACAACTCTCCAGATGAAACAGCCTTCTACCGCCACGTGCTCAACCATGAAGACGTTAGCAACTCACTCGTGATGATTCAGCCGACCCTGGACTCCTACACCTTCGACCAGGATGGTGGCCAGCCCGTTCTTTTGGACTCGGCCTCTATCCAACCAACTCacattctgcttctcgataCTTTCTTCcacattctcatcttccacGGTGAAACAATTGCAGAGTGGAGAAAGGCTGgttaccaagatcaagaaggttaTGAGAACTTTGCTGGTTTGTTGGAACAACCCAAGGAGGACGCTCGC gatctcatcactGACCgctttcctcttcctcgatTTATTGTTTGCGATGCTGGCGGTTCGCAGGCTCGATTCCTCCTGTCCAAGCTTAACCCATCTACTACACACACCACTGGTCCATATGGTGGTGTAGGAGCCACCACTGCTCAGACAATTTTCACAGACGACGTATCTCTGCAAACCTTCATGGACCACTTGATGAA GCTTGCTGTGAGCGGTACTAATTGA
- a CDS encoding exocyst complex protein EXO70, translating to MSVGLSGNAHTALDEEARAEVDVLNSRLEKTTQLTKKIQSCLNRLESTGKSVQDVAGPLNGETRRLQILGNNVDLVLAAIDRLRQPADSKNDEEQIIRVGPEKAGLSNYLASIKRLGKALNEMKASNLRANQQTMADLTRLIKSGNSQLESHFETLLRAETPRSIEPLHFITKDKPFPTLPQDKIARLGLVYSYVIESHHSGSSELAHIYAEVRGSYLSTSLANLAAASVNTAKKKSPDAVYRAGTNGIGTYSQAMEGLFVSEYDNVCSVFSREDWGVVFLSTCQAAMAELARTLRELNAHIKNHLNTDCYLAYEITEIISALSGKLETRTGELKGALAAALKPVRETAKSSLAELLDETRRKISMLQMLPTDGAPISLVSETMQRLQTMVHFLRPISSIMISLGDGGWNSNAAASGRSTDAIPSLASFDIGADGKDIFSHYCTDTIEMLLAGLDQKSRVLMKSRAVAGVFLANSVVIIGRMVQGSELSGLLENKLDILEQWRKKATAAYTDVCKDLSVHLFDTVHTNRAHRPTSGPVDSTSIVKGLGSKDKDRIKDKFTQFNSAFDDMVSRHKSYSMEREVRRMFGEDIRQKLQPLYERFWDRYHEIDKGKGKYVKYDKTSIAAVFSSLAS from the exons ATGTCGGTCGGACTTTCTGGCAACGCGCATACCGCTCTAGATGAAGAAGCAAGGGCTGAGGTTGACGTTCTCAATTCCCGGCTCGAAAAGACGACAcaattgaccaagaagattcaATCATGCCTCAACCGACTCGAGTCGACAGGGAAGAGTGTTCAAGATGTTGCAGGGCCTCTGAATGGAGAGACCAGGCGACTGCAGATATTGGGAAATA ACGTTGATTTAGTCTTGGCCGCTATCGACCGATTGCGCCAACCTGCAGATAGCAAAAATGACGAAGAGCAAATCATTCGAGTCGGTCCCGAGAAGGCCGGCCTCTCCAATTACTTGGCTTCTATCAAACGTCTAGGCAAGGCCTTGAACGAGATGAAAGCCTCCAACTTACGCGCCAACCAACAAACGATGGCCGATCTAACACGACTCATCAAGTCTGGCAATAGTCAGCTAGAATCCCATTTCGAAACACTGCTGCGCGCTGAGACTCCTCGATCCATCGAGCCCTTGCACTTTATCACAAAAGACAAGCCTTTCCCAACACTACCTCAGGACAAAATAGCCCGGCTCGGTTTGGTGTATTCATATGTCATCGAGAGTCACCACAGCGGATCCTCTGAGCTCGCCCATATATATGCAGAGGTACGCGGCTCATACCTCTCAACATCTTTGGCCAACCTTGCTGCCGCAAGTGTCAACaccgccaagaagaagagcccaGATGCCGTCTACCGTGCGGGGACCAACGGTATAGGGACCTACTCTCAAGCTATGGAGGGCCTTTTTGTCTCCGAATACGACAATGTGTGCAGTGTCTTCTCGCGTGAGGATTGGGGTGTGGTCTTCCTGTCAACTTGCCAGGCAGCGATGGCTGAGCTTGCCCGAACGTTGCGTGAACTCAATGCTCATATCAAAAATCACCTCAACACCGACTGTTATCTGGCATATGAAATCACCGAGATCATCTCGGCTCTCTCGGGCAAGCTCGAAACACGCACCGGAGAATTGAAAGGGGCACTCGCTGCAGCCCTGAAGCCTGTTCGAGAGACTGCCAAATCATCCCTTGCGGAGCtccttgatgagaccagGCGCAAGATCAGCATGCTACAGATGTTACCCACGGATGGCGCCCCTATATCCCTCGTCTCGGAGACAATGCAGCGCCTTCAGACGATGGTACACTTTCTACGCCCTATCTCGAGCATAATGATATCATTAGGGGACGGTGGATGGAACTCCAACGCGGCAGCCAGCGGACGCTCGACCGATGCAATCCCTAGTCTAGCATCCTTCGACATAGGAGCGGATGGTAAAGACATCTTTTCGCATTACTGCACTGATACCATCGAAATGCTCCTCGCTGGTTTGGACCAGAAGTCGCGCGTGCTCATGAAGAgcagagctgttgctggggtATTTCTGGCCAATAGCGTTGTCATCATTGGAAGAATGGTTCAGGGCTCAGAACTTAGCGGGCTGCTTGAGAACAAACTTGATATTCTCGAGCAATGGCGTAAAAAGGCAACGGCAGCTTATACGGATGTTTGCAAAGACCTTTCCGTCCACCTGTTCGACACTGTACATACCAATCGTGCACATCGTCCAACTTCTGGACCTGTCGACTCTACTTCGATCGTCAAGGGGCTGGgaagcaaagacaaagaccggatcaaagacaagttcaCGCAATTCAATAGCGCATTTGACGACATGGTTTCTCGACACAAATCATACAGCATGGAGCGGGAAGTTCGGCGAATGTTTGGGGAGGACATTCGCCAGAAATTACAGCCTCTCTACGAGCGGTTTTGGGACCGGTATCATGAAAtcgacaagggcaagggcaagtACGTCAAATATGACAAGACTTCCATTGCCGCTGTATTTTCCAGTTTGGCTTCCTGA
- a CDS encoding 60S ribosomal protein L12, which produces MPPKFDPNEVKVIHLRATGGEVGASSALAPKIGPLGLSPKKVGEDIAKATGDWKGLRVTVKLTIQNRQAAVSVVPTASSLIIKALKEPPRDRKKEKNIKHNKSVSLDEIIEIARTMRYKSFAKELSGTVKEILGTAYSVGCQVDGKPPQAIIEAIDSGDIDIPEE; this is translated from the exons ATGC CTCCCAAGTTCGATCCCAATGAGGTCAAGGTGAT CCACCTCCGCGCCACTGGTGGTGAGGTCGGTGCCTCCTCTGCTCTCGCGCCTAAGATCGGTCCTCTTGGTCTGTCCCCCAAGAAGGTCGGAGAAGACATTGCCAAGGCCACTGGCGACTGG AAAGGCTTGCGCGTGACTGTCAAGCTCACCATCCAGAACCGTCAGGCCGCCGTGTCGGTTGTGCCCACCGCTTCCTCCTTGAtcatcaaggctctcaaggAGCCTCCTCGTGATcgcaagaaggagaagaacatcaagcaCAACAAGTCTGTCAGccttgacgagatcatcgagatcgCCCGCACCATGCGATACAAGTCTTTCGCCAAGGAGCTCTCTGGTactgtcaaggagattctcGGAACCGCCTACAGTGTTGGCTGCCAGGTCGACGGCAAGCCTCCCCAGGCTATCATCGAGGCTATTGACAGCGGAGACATCGACA TCCCTGAGGAGTAA
- a CDS encoding protein transporter SEC23, producing MDYETLKEQWSEVEDRDGVRLSWNVFPSSRMEASRLVVPIGALYTPLKEKPDTPLLHFEPVTCKQPCRSVLNPFCQVDVRARVWICPFCLSRNQLPPHYKDITANAIPPELHPANTTIEYRLSRPAPAPPIFLYVVDMCQEADSLASLKESLVMSLSLLPENALVGLITYGTMAHVHEIGYEECAKSYVFRGSKEYAAKQVQEMLGLSSSGVRPGMQPQPGRPFPAGPASRFLLPVQQAEFQLTKALESLQKDPWPVANDRRNLRCTGVALSVAVGLLESSFQNAGGRIMLFAGGPATEGPGMVVGPELREPIRSHHDIDRDNIKYYKKALKFYENLAKRTAHNGHIIDIFAGCLDQVGLLEMKGLCNSTGGHMILTDSFTSSMFKQSFVRIFEKDGDDNLLMGFNAVLEVLTTKELKVTGLIGHAVSLNKKSISVGETECGIGNTCSWKMCGIDPKSSYGIYFEIAGQGPATHQQAPQKGMMQFLTYYQHSSGQFHLRVTTVARNLSSPAGDPAIAQSFDQEAAAVLMSRIAVFKAEVDDGPDVLRWVDRMLIRLCSRFADYRKDDPSSFRLEKNFTLYPQFMFHLRRSQFLQVFNNSPDETAFYRHVLNHEDVSNSLVMIQPTLDSYTFDQDGGQPVLLDSASIQPTHILLLDTFFHILIFHGETIAEWRKAGYQDQEGYENFAGLLEQPKEDARVSSPSIALSMLLNCQGSHH from the exons ATGGATTACGAGACGCTCAAGGAGCAATGGAGCGAGGTCGAGGACCGCGATGGCGTCCGTCTGAGCTGGAATGTGTTTCCCAGCTCCCGTATG GAAGCCTCCAGACTCGTCGTGCCCATCGGCGCTCTCTATACCCcgttgaaggagaagcccgATACTCCTCTCCTGCATTTCGAGCCCGTTACATGCAAACAGCCCTGTCGCTCTGTATTGAACCCGTTCTG TCAAGTCGATGTTCGTGCCAGAGTTTGGATCTGTCCTTTCTGCCTCTCGAGAAATCAGCTTCCACCTCACTACAAGGACATAACTGCAAACGCTATCCCCCCCGAACTTCACCCTGCGAACACCACGATAGAATATCGCCTCTCACGACCTGCGCCTGCTCCCCCGATCTTTCTCTATGTCGTCGATATGTGCCAGGAGGCCGACAGCCTCGCCTCTTTGAAAGAATCGCttgtgatgagtttgagtCTGCTTCCCGAGAatgctcttgttggcctcatcACTTATGGCACAATG GCTCATGTCCACGAGATCGGCTACGAGGAATGCGCCAAGTCCTACGTTTTCCGAGGTAGCAAGGAATATGCTGCGAAACAAGTCCAGGAGATGCTCGGTCTGTCATCCTCCGGCGTACGACCCGGCATGCAACCTCAGCCTGGTCGCCCATTCCCTGCCGGCCCGGCATCTCGCTTCCTCCTCCCTGTCCAGCAGGCCGAGTTCCAGCTGACCAAAGCTCTCGAATCCCTCCAAAAGGATCCCTGGCCAGTTGCGAATGACAGACGTAACCTTCGATGTACCGGAGTTGCCCTCAGCGTTGCCGTCGGTCTTTTGGAGTCATCTTTCCAGAATGCAGGTGGGCGCATCATGCTATTTGCCGGAGGCCCTGCTACTGAAGGCCCTGGCATGGTCGTGGGACCCGAGTTGAGAGAGCCTATACGATCCCACCATGATATTGATCGAGACAACATTAAGTATTACAAAAAGGCTCTGAAG TTTTACGAAAACTTGGCCAAGCGAACGGCACACAATGGTCACATCATTGACATTTTTGCTGGTTGTCTGGATCAGGTCGGTCTCCTCGAAATGAAGGGCCTATGCAATTCAACCGGTGGTCATATGATTTTGACTGATAGCTTCACTTCTTCCATGTTCAAACAATCCTTTGTGCgaatctttgagaaggatggcgatgacaaTCTACTCATGGGCTTCAACGCAGTGTTGGAAGTTCTGACCACAAAGGAACTGAAGGTCACAGGTCTCATTGGACACGCAGTctctctcaacaagaagtcGATCTCTGTGGGCGAGACTGAATGTGGAATTGGCAACACATGTTCATGGAAGATGTGCGGTATCGACCCCAAATCGAGCTACGGTATCTACTTTGAGATTGCCGGCCAAGGTCCTGCCAcacatcaacaagcaccGCAGAAGGGCATGATGCAGTTTCTTACGTACTATCAGCACTCCTCGGGCCAGTTCCACCTCCGCGTCACGACTGTCGCCCGCAACCTTAGTAGCCCTGCTGGGGACCCAGCAATCGCGCAGTCCTTCGACCAAGAGGCCGCCGCTGTCCTTATGTCACGAATTGCTGTGTTTAAGGCCGAGGTCGATGATGGCCCTGATGTACTACGCTGGGTTGACAGAATGTTGATCCGTCTCTGCTCCAGATTCGCGGACTACAGGAAAGATGATCCTTCATCCTTCCGGCTGGAGAAGAACTTCACGTTATACCCTCAATTCATGTTCCATCTCAGACGAAGCCAGTTCCTGCAGGTTTTCAACAACTCTCCAGATGAAACAGCCTTCTACCGCCACGTGCTCAACCATGAAGACGTTAGCAACTCACTCGTGATGATTCAGCCGACCCTGGACTCCTACACCTTCGACCAGGATGGTGGCCAGCCCGTTCTTTTGGACTCGGCCTCTATCCAACCAACTCacattctgcttctcgataCTTTCTTCcacattctcatcttccacGGTGAAACAATTGCAGAGTGGAGAAAGGCTGgttaccaagatcaagaaggttaTGAGAACTTTGCTGGTTTGTTGGAACAACCCAAGGAGGACGCTCGCGTAAGTTCACCTTCAATCGCTCTCAGTATGTTACTAAActgtcaaggatctcatcactGA
- a CDS encoding protein transporter SEC23, protein MDYETLKEQWSEVEDRDGVRLSWNVFPSSRMEASRLVVPIGALYTPLKEKPDTPLLHFEPVTCKQPCRSVLNPFCQVDVRARVWICPFCLSRNQLPPHYKDITANAIPPELHPANTTIEYRLSRPAPAPPIFLYVVDMCQEADSLASLKESLVMSLSLLPENALVGLITYGTMAHVHEIGYEECAKSYVFRGSKEYAAKQVQEMLGLSSSGVRPGMQPQPGRPFPAGPASRFLLPVQQAEFQLTKALESLQKDPWPVANDRRNLRCTGVALSVAVGLLESSFQNAGGRIMLFAGGPATEGPGMVVGPELREPIRSHHDIDRDNIKYYKKALKFYENLAKRTAHNGHIIDIFAGCLDQVGLLEMKGLCNSTGGHMILTDSFTSSMFKQSFVRIFEKDGDDNLLMGFNAVLEVLTTKELKVTGLIGHAVSLNKKSISVGETECGIGNTCSWKMCGIDPKSSYGIYFEIAGQGPATHQQAPQKGMMQFLTYYQHSSGQFHLRVTTVARNLSSPAGDPAIAQSFDQEAAAVLMSRIAVFKAEVDDGPDVLRWVDRMLIRLCSRFADYRKDDPSSFRLEKNFTLYPQFMFHLRRSQFLQVFNNSPDETAFYRHVLNHEDVSNSLVMIQPTLDSYTFDQDGGQPVLLDSASIQPTHILLLDTFFHILIFHGETIAEWRKAGYQDQEGYENFAGLLEQPKEDARDLITDRFPLPRFIVCDAGGSQARFLLSKLNPSTTHTTGPYGGVGATTAQTIFTDDVSLQTFMDHLMK, encoded by the exons ATGGATTACGAGACGCTCAAGGAGCAATGGAGCGAGGTCGAGGACCGCGATGGCGTCCGTCTGAGCTGGAATGTGTTTCCCAGCTCCCGTATG GAAGCCTCCAGACTCGTCGTGCCCATCGGCGCTCTCTATACCCcgttgaaggagaagcccgATACTCCTCTCCTGCATTTCGAGCCCGTTACATGCAAACAGCCCTGTCGCTCTGTATTGAACCCGTTCTG TCAAGTCGATGTTCGTGCCAGAGTTTGGATCTGTCCTTTCTGCCTCTCGAGAAATCAGCTTCCACCTCACTACAAGGACATAACTGCAAACGCTATCCCCCCCGAACTTCACCCTGCGAACACCACGATAGAATATCGCCTCTCACGACCTGCGCCTGCTCCCCCGATCTTTCTCTATGTCGTCGATATGTGCCAGGAGGCCGACAGCCTCGCCTCTTTGAAAGAATCGCttgtgatgagtttgagtCTGCTTCCCGAGAatgctcttgttggcctcatcACTTATGGCACAATG GCTCATGTCCACGAGATCGGCTACGAGGAATGCGCCAAGTCCTACGTTTTCCGAGGTAGCAAGGAATATGCTGCGAAACAAGTCCAGGAGATGCTCGGTCTGTCATCCTCCGGCGTACGACCCGGCATGCAACCTCAGCCTGGTCGCCCATTCCCTGCCGGCCCGGCATCTCGCTTCCTCCTCCCTGTCCAGCAGGCCGAGTTCCAGCTGACCAAAGCTCTCGAATCCCTCCAAAAGGATCCCTGGCCAGTTGCGAATGACAGACGTAACCTTCGATGTACCGGAGTTGCCCTCAGCGTTGCCGTCGGTCTTTTGGAGTCATCTTTCCAGAATGCAGGTGGGCGCATCATGCTATTTGCCGGAGGCCCTGCTACTGAAGGCCCTGGCATGGTCGTGGGACCCGAGTTGAGAGAGCCTATACGATCCCACCATGATATTGATCGAGACAACATTAAGTATTACAAAAAGGCTCTGAAG TTTTACGAAAACTTGGCCAAGCGAACGGCACACAATGGTCACATCATTGACATTTTTGCTGGTTGTCTGGATCAGGTCGGTCTCCTCGAAATGAAGGGCCTATGCAATTCAACCGGTGGTCATATGATTTTGACTGATAGCTTCACTTCTTCCATGTTCAAACAATCCTTTGTGCgaatctttgagaaggatggcgatgacaaTCTACTCATGGGCTTCAACGCAGTGTTGGAAGTTCTGACCACAAAGGAACTGAAGGTCACAGGTCTCATTGGACACGCAGTctctctcaacaagaagtcGATCTCTGTGGGCGAGACTGAATGTGGAATTGGCAACACATGTTCATGGAAGATGTGCGGTATCGACCCCAAATCGAGCTACGGTATCTACTTTGAGATTGCCGGCCAAGGTCCTGCCAcacatcaacaagcaccGCAGAAGGGCATGATGCAGTTTCTTACGTACTATCAGCACTCCTCGGGCCAGTTCCACCTCCGCGTCACGACTGTCGCCCGCAACCTTAGTAGCCCTGCTGGGGACCCAGCAATCGCGCAGTCCTTCGACCAAGAGGCCGCCGCTGTCCTTATGTCACGAATTGCTGTGTTTAAGGCCGAGGTCGATGATGGCCCTGATGTACTACGCTGGGTTGACAGAATGTTGATCCGTCTCTGCTCCAGATTCGCGGACTACAGGAAAGATGATCCTTCATCCTTCCGGCTGGAGAAGAACTTCACGTTATACCCTCAATTCATGTTCCATCTCAGACGAAGCCAGTTCCTGCAGGTTTTCAACAACTCTCCAGATGAAACAGCCTTCTACCGCCACGTGCTCAACCATGAAGACGTTAGCAACTCACTCGTGATGATTCAGCCGACCCTGGACTCCTACACCTTCGACCAGGATGGTGGCCAGCCCGTTCTTTTGGACTCGGCCTCTATCCAACCAACTCacattctgcttctcgataCTTTCTTCcacattctcatcttccacGGTGAAACAATTGCAGAGTGGAGAAAGGCTGgttaccaagatcaagaaggttaTGAGAACTTTGCTGGTTTGTTGGAACAACCCAAGGAGGACGCTCGC gatctcatcactGACCgctttcctcttcctcgatTTATTGTTTGCGATGCTGGCGGTTCGCAGGCTCGATTCCTCCTGTCCAAGCTTAACCCATCTACTACACACACCACTGGTCCATATGGTGGTGTAGGAGCCACCACTGCTCAGACAATTTTCACAGACGACGTATCTCTGCAAACCTTCATGGACCACTTGATGAAGTAA